The following are from one region of the Silene latifolia isolate original U9 population chromosome 9, ASM4854445v1, whole genome shotgun sequence genome:
- the LOC141601718 gene encoding uncharacterized protein LOC141601718: MWSMDKGHEYTIAKGYDLIRNKGDRIQWQGMVWNKYTIPKLGFLAWIYFHKGLNTKEKLYKLGITEDDTCGVCGSGSESSSHLFFDCEYGLRVITSLGHRIGEKLPHHGTIDWRLQLTGTGPRKGIINALYNTCIYYIWRQRNLCSGKWRRNLKKDLGVIEEEEELKLSDC, encoded by the exons ATGTGGTCTATGGACAAGGGACATGAATACACCATAGCCAAAGGATATGATTTGATCAGAAACAAGGGGGATAGGATCCAGTGGCAGGGTATGGTTTGGAACAAATACACTATCCCTAAACTTGGATTTCTAGCGTGGATTTACTTCCACAAAGGTCTGAACACAAAAGAAAAGCTTTATAAATTAGGGATCACTGAAGATGATACCTGTGGTGTTTGTGGGTCTGGATCTGAGAGTTCTTCTCACTTGTTCTTCGATTGTGAGTACGGCCTCAGGGTTATAACATCCCTAGGACATCGAATTGGGGAAAAACTCCCCCACCATGGCACGATTGATTGGCGATTGCAGCTGACTGGCACTGGACCAAGGAAAGGGATCATCAATGCTCTCTACAACACTTGCATCTATTACATCTGGAGACAACGGAATTTGT GTTCTGGGAAATGGCGGAGGAATTTGAAGAAGGATTTGGGCGtgatagaggaagaagaagagttgAAGTTGAGTGACTGTTAG